In Ananas comosus cultivar F153 linkage group 14, ASM154086v1, whole genome shotgun sequence, the genomic stretch GTGCCTTTTGCTTAACCATTGACATTTCTAAATATAATCtttgtttcataatttttccAGAATCACGGTAGGTTACTATGGAAATTAGGAACACTTCCACCAGGTCTAATTACATTCTGGAATCAGACATTCCCCCTTGACAAATCATGGCACCTGCTCGGCCTAGGATACAATCCACATATAAGCAACAAAGACATCGAAAAGGCGGCAGTGATACATTACAGCGGAAACATGAAGCCTTGGCTAGAGATTGGCTTTCCCAAGTATCGCAACTACTGGTCAAAATACGTGAACTATGACCAAGTCTTCCTACGAGAATGCAATATCAATCCTTAATAAAAAAGATGGTACATTGATCGCAATTTCTTCAACGCCATTATCACGTTCTCTAATGCtgcttgcttttattttttttgccttttattagtctagcatttttttttttttgctttttttgttGTTCTTTTCAATTTTGGTATATTTGGCTTTAGCTTTTCCTATTCATCTGGTTTCTGACTCTCTGCAGAACCGCAGTTGAGTTGTACGTGTATCAGTGTATACTAGGAATTCTGCCTTTTGCTAGCGCTAATATGAAATCATTCTTCCAAGcctttttcttgtttaattttttttatttgcttgttgatacttttcatttttatcttatgAATATAATTGCTATGCATGAATGGTTGCATCTGCATTCGCTTTATAGAATTCTCTTAATTTCAGATTATTACTGTTATATTTGAGTAGCTACGCTTGCCAGCTGCAGCAATCTGCAGATAACAATCCACAtattgttgttatttttgttaACTTTTAGAATGGTTCTATGTAGGTTCTGTGTTGTGCCTATCAATATTGCTTGGACACATTGATAGTCAAATTTTAGGATCACACATTTCTATGCACCACAAAACTGAGTTCAAATCAATGGATTTGATAGTGTCCGTAAAAAAATCATCCAGAATCCAGCGACAATTTGACATCAATTTGCTCTCCAGGAAACTAAGGTAAGCAGTGGATTTAGGAAAACTAGAAATTAAATCATATCCAATTATCAGATTTGTGGTTCCCAAGCATGGTGCATTGAGCATGTTGAGCTAATCTAGTATTCGAGGCTCTTTTATCTTCGGAGTGTTTATGATACCTAGAACCTAGGGAGAGACATAAGACAATTCACCAACTTGATTTTAGCTCCAGTATTCTAGTAGTGCAAGTAAACCGTCCTCCTCTTTGAAAAGGatgcatttttatttaaatGCGTCCTTCAAACAACTTTTTCTTCTCTATATTCCGCTCTATTTTGAAATCATATTTTCTATGAGAAACTACTGAAGTTGATTGCTTGTTCTCGTAATTCATTAGTTTAGTTGTTTAGTTATCAGAGACTCTGCAAGGCAAGTTCAACTTTGGCGCAGAAAAAGGAAACCAACCTATTCTTAGATCCTTCTCATTCCTCTGTGGTCTACTAGATGTCTGAACAAGTTATCCAGTGAAAAATTGTGCGGTATGGGTATTTTCCTTTATTGTTGCATTCTAGGAATTTGATTTTACTCCATATTACCATCAATCGAAAGAGAACAATGATTTAGTGGCTGTAAACCTGTTTTCCATACTCGCTTTCGACCAACTACCACATACCACTCTGAATAAACAAAATAGAGCAATGCTACTGGTACACTCCAGTCTCCAAAGTAGGGTGTATATCTTGCACTCACGCCATCCAAGGATCATTAATTCTCTACTTGTCAcatcaatctttttttatttttactaaaaaccATTTGGATTTTTTTGAACCCTAGGATGGGCGGGTGTAAGATCTACACCCCCTTTTGGGGGTTGTACAAGTAGAATTTCTCAACAAAATTATGCACCAAtcagatattcatgcatccattGGCCTTAAATATTAGCAAGAGTTTCTCTTCCTAAGATTATCTTTCcctcataaaagagaaaataaccAATTAGTATATCACGATCTAATGAATTTATGATGTATTCGACCTCAATTTCTTTCTAGTATGGTTTCCTTGAGCACCTTATTTTAGTTACTGCAGTTTATGTTGGCATCAGCTTTTCCTCTCAAAACTTGTTTTAGGTGCAAAGTAATTGTATAATGTTTCTAGGTTTCACTATATCTTAATGGATAATCACCAATGATCATCCTAACTATGAAAAGTAATGTTGGCAATTGTGAGAACcctcaaatcatataaaatatgttgCATTATCGAACCTAGATAGTTTGGGTTAGAAAGAACACTCCCTGTAATTCAGAAGGACAAACCAGCTCCTCATAACATGGCAATGCCAGCTGAGTCGATAACTGTTGATGAAATTCACACATAACAGAGCATGAAAAGGAAATTTTAATATCTTGCAACCAAGAGTCTTAATATGTTTCCTCACTTTCATGCGAGATTATGTTCTCATACCTAAAACACTTTattagaaggaaaaggaaactcATAAATTTCGATAGTTCAAAAGCAGATAAAAAAGGATTTACACGGAAGAACAGAATAGTTAACTTATGTTTATTCCTAGAGAGTACGAAAAGCGCAATAGATAAAGCATTATATTTACTTGGCCATATAGTCACTTCTAGATGATAACTCCGCCACCGATCAAAGCATCCTTGATCACAGTCACTATTCCACTCTTGATGTAGTACCCACATGTCTCCCTCTCCGCTTCTTGCACATTATCCTTGTTGATGATCTGAAATTAGCATAAAGAGACCCCATTAGGCGCGACGAATCATGGGGTGATGATCATGTTATAGCAAAAGGAAACTGTACTGTATATGGAGAGAGATGAGAAACTGATGAGTGTAGAGAAAATAACCTTCACGTTGCATCCGATGTGAGCGTTCTTGTCGATAATAGCCCTCTTGATGACTGAAAACTCTCTGATTCCGATTGGGGAAACACTTTGTTTAGCTAGGATGTTCTTATCGGCTTCACTCTGGCGGCAAAACAGATGAGTTAGTCCTTCAACTTGAATCACCTTTTAGATACAGTCATGCTGTCGCTTGATTGGATTATCTTGTTCCTTATTCATTTATTCATAGACTAGTACCTCATAGTAATCCGCCCCCATGATTATCGAGTCTTCGATTATCACACCTTTGGAGATGCAAGAACGCGGCCCGACCACTGAATGATGAATCTTGCAATCCTTCAACAAAACAAGAAAGTTAATATCATACATAAATACACACCGACATAATATACATATTGTGCCTCACAATGAATTCATATATCGATTTCCTGAATCGAAACTAAAGCAGCAAGATGTAAAAGATATGAAATGAACTATTTTGAGAATGCAAATGTAAACTTCAAGATCAAAAGACACCTTTTAGAGGACTTTAAGGCAGCAGAAACTGAGAAAGGCGCAAAGAACAGAGAGATTGGGGAGAAACATTATAATTCTACATGTACACACTAAGTGAAGAAAGTACGGAAGTAATTAGGACGAACGTACTTTGATAATACATCCCTCACCAATAATACTATCAGTAACATTCACATCAACCATCTTCGAGGGCGGTAAACACCGATGTTGGGAGTAAATCGGAGCGGAAGGATCGTCAAAGCTGTATCATTATTTGAGATTTATTATGTTGTAGCTAATTTCAGAACCAAAAGGAGCTAAGCTTGTGGTTTGTTCTGTTGAATTAGAAATTACACTTCTCTAGTGATTTTATTTCAGGATCCCAACCTGAAATTGGGTACTGGCTTTTTAGTCAATCCCAGATTGGCATTGTAAAACGACTCAATGGTGCCGATATCCTCCCAGTAACCATCAAACAAGTAAGCTTGTACCTGTCATTCATAGAGATATATGTTAGCACGTGTAGATTGTTATTACAGTTGAAATTCAGATTAGTTTCGCTTAAAAATATCTGTTCCTGAATTTACTATCTTTAGTTTATGTTTCTCAGCTACTGCAATGCTGAAATTTTGGATGGAAAATGCACTCAAGGATTACGTTGCAAGAGATTGGCTTAGTCCAAAAACTAACCTATTTTAAGTAAAAGATCataaatcaaattgaaatttgttgacAGCATGGCAACTATCCATGTATTTTGCCCTAATATCAACATGTTTTGATAACACAAAATACCGATTTTATCAAAGTATATGTTGAAACTGTAAGGTGCATATCTAACATGTTTATAGGtcattttacaaatttaatgtCACTGAAAATGTATGGTGTGTATCTTGTCTTTCAAGTCGCTCATGCAGtcaaaatcaagaaaaaaagatgGTTATTAAGTAGCAACTAAACCTAAATGCTAATTATTGAGCATACCCTCATTCCAACATTTATTGCACCAGGAATCAGTTCACCTCCAAAATCATTGGCTCCACGAAACTTCTCAAGAAGCAGTTGCTTCAGTGCTCTTTTTCTAATCACATAGATACCCATACTAGCAATATAAGGCATCTCTTTTGCTCTTTCATCATCAAGCCCTAATATGGTGGTGTCAACCTGCAATATTTTGAAATTGTGAGATAGGATTATCCGAGTCACTTTTTGAAAGTTCTTTATTTGTGCAAACTCTTAGTGCGTTTGGCAAGCTTCGAGAACAGCTTCTCTACTCGAGAAGCAAAAGCGAGGCATTGTTATTTTGGGTGACGAAAATGAGCTCTTACGATCAAAaatgatttgaagcttcttttgtaAGTATGGTCCGAAGACAATTTGATGAAAAAgttgtttttccttttcttcaaaACGCAAAGGGGTGTTTGGATTGAAGTTGTGATTCGGCCACAAATCAGGTTTACTAAAAGTAGAGAGATTAATTTTACCGTTTATTGTGAAGACACCGAGAGGATCTGGTAGGTAGCCATTGCGTTAAAttctcggaaaaaaaaaaaaatcctttgaAACAATATGAAGGCATCTTTCATAGAAACATCCAAAATCTAGTCTATGATTAGATGGTgcatcttttcgacattatgtGCTTGATATTGCGAAAGTGCACAAGTTTTCAACCAGTTCTACTAAAAACAGTACTTCTGCAAAAACTGCACCAATACTGAAATGTACTAACCCCAAGCTAGTGAATCATTCAATGTGCTTGTACCTTCATGGATTCGAGCTTCTCTCCTTCAGGTTTCTCCGCGAACTCGATTACGCGTCCTTCATCATCCATCTTCATCAGGCCAAAAGCAGTCGCACGCTTCTCGTCTGTCGGTACAGCAGCGACGGTGATATCCGCATCCACCTTTCTGTGTGCTGTGATGAAGCCGCGGTAGTCCATTCGGTACAAGTGATCCCCAGCAAGAACAAGGTAATCCATAACATTGTGCTGCTGGAAAAGCCACATGTATTGCCTTACTGCATCAGCATTGCCCTGGAGAAGCACCAAAGAGGAGATTTGAACTCAATTACATGAATATTTCAACATGATATACTCAAAGCAGATGCAATTCGATCATATCGAAGATTCTGAATCTGATCAAAGTCATCATCTGGAATGTTGGTTGGTTCATTTGAAGATTGGTGGAAGATTCTGAATCTGATCTGTAGTGTGCATTTACTGCCATTTCTTTTTTGGTTGGATATGTTAAACTCTTTGCATTTTTCATTATTACTCAGCTTAATTATATCAATTCTTACAGTTCTTTGCAAAGCTCGACGAATTTTGAAGTGATTTGAAACTTCTTTCCTCTTATGCTATAAAATGGTGGGCAGGAACTGTCGTTGAAAAAGCGTCGATCGAATGCTTTTCTGGTGACGGtctctattattatatatgtaaggCAGAGATGCATGTTGATTCCAGCAGCAATACCTCGAACCAAGTCGGCGTGTTTCGACTTCGTTGCGCCGCGAGAACCTCCACAAACCCTTTGTTGGTGAACATGCCCGTGTTACTTCCGTAAGCTCGCGAGACGTGACGATTTAGCGAGGCGGAATTGAACTGCGTCAGGACGTAAATCTTCGATATGCTGCTGTTCAGGCAGTTGCTGACAGGAATGTCTATCAGTCTGTAGTTGGCTCCAAAAGGGACTGCCGGCTTTGCCCGCTTCATTGTTAGGGGATACAGTCGAGTCCCAGCTCCACCACCAAGGATGATTCCTACAACACtctgaaaagagagagaaaaatgggaATGAGAAGTGCATGAATTTGTTACAGCTCagaaaaatgaaataacaaTAAGGCTAAACTACAGAAAACCTTTctataaatgttttttttttttttactttcaaaaatctacattttgccctttcaaattttaaaaatattttcaggggTTGCGGGGCGTAAATAGAGAggataaaatgatcaaatttactatagaaatttttttttaatatattttatcattttcaagGATATTTTtcgtataaattataagaaatagatgTAACAGTGACGGAATCTTGACAGAGGCGGGGGTAAATAcatcaacttgaaattttgagtggaaaaaatatagattcttagaagtcagaaaaaaaaaaaagaaaagaaaaagtaggtatttgtagagttttttttttgtatttataagagtataaaCGAGTGGTACTTTCAACACTCAATCCCAATAGATATACTTCTGATCTTCAAATTGTGAGGCAGTGGGATGACACTTTTGCTCCTCaagctttaatttattttaaattttcattcgaACTCGATCTCCAGAGTGTCAATTGCAGTTAAGTCTTATgatctaatttagttgactgaATGATAATGTGTCCTTAATGTGACAGTAATATAGCAATTCTGTGGCTGATGACgtgacaataattaaaataatacatcACTGCGAGCCCGAACATGAGTattactgttaaatataaatattaaaaacacttttttttttggacaacTTAggtttctagaaaaaaaaaaaaaagaagaaaaaaacaattGCTTTGGGTCTTCAAGATTTCACTGCATGAAGAAACTCACACTATCAACATCAGAAGTAAGGCTGATGTTGGAGCTGCAGTAGTCATCAGAAACTGCACTTGCAGAGATGAGGCCAGATGTGGTGCCGTCTGACCGCGGCAAATTCCGACGGCGGAGGGGCAGCAGCTTCTCTCCGGCAGCATGGAAGGAGAAAGAAAGGCTTGCAGCATGGCAGCAACTCTTCTGCCC encodes the following:
- the LOC109720733 gene encoding glucose-1-phosphate adenylyltransferase small subunit, chloroplastic/amyloplastic-like produces the protein MAINMRIAAPNTCVSTISASLSPSAGQKSCCHAASLSFSFHAAGEKLLPLRRRNLPRSDGTTSGLISASAVSDDYCSSNISLTSDVDSSVVGIILGGGAGTRLYPLTMKRAKPAVPFGANYRLIDIPVSNCLNSSISKIYVLTQFNSASLNRHVSRAYGSNTGMFTNKGFVEVLAAQRSRNTPTWFEGNADAVRQYMWLFQQHNVMDYLVLAGDHLYRMDYRGFITAHRKVDADITVAAVPTDEKRATAFGLMKMDDEGRVIEFAEKPEGEKLESMKVDTTILGLDDERAKEMPYIASMGIYVIRKRALKQLLLEKFRGANDFGGELIPGAINVGMRVQAYLFDGYWEDIGTIESFYNANLGLTKKPVPNFSFDDPSAPIYSQHRCLPPSKMVDVNVTDSIIGEGCIIKDCKIHHSVVGPRSCISKGVIIEDSIIMGADYYESEADKNILAKQSVSPIGIREFSVIKRAIIDKNAHIGCNVKIINKDNVQEAERETCGYYIKSGIVTVIKDALIGGGVII